One stretch of Alcaligenes faecalis DNA includes these proteins:
- a CDS encoding chemotaxis protein CheW — MSNDFTSHSEAAEAGGKEYLVFTLGDQEYGIDILKVQEIRGYDSQTVTRIANVPNFIKGVTNLRGVIVPIADLRVRFNMERVEYDHQTVVVILNLRDRVVGVVVDGVSDVLVLQSSQISAAPSFGTAFSTEYLTGIGTLGERMLILVDIEKLMTSEEMALVDSAVA, encoded by the coding sequence ATGTCCAACGACTTTACTTCCCACTCCGAAGCTGCCGAGGCTGGCGGCAAGGAGTATCTGGTATTTACTCTGGGCGACCAGGAATACGGCATCGATATTCTGAAAGTTCAGGAGATCCGGGGCTACGACTCCCAGACCGTAACGCGTATTGCCAACGTGCCCAACTTCATCAAGGGCGTTACCAATCTGCGTGGCGTGATTGTGCCTATCGCAGATTTGCGGGTGCGCTTCAACATGGAACGGGTGGAGTACGACCACCAGACCGTGGTGGTGATTCTGAATCTGCGCGATCGCGTAGTGGGTGTGGTGGTTGATGGTGTGTCGGACGTGCTGGTGCTGCAATCGTCCCAGATCAGCGCGGCCCCCAGCTTCGGTACCGCCTTCTCGACCGAGTACCTGACCGGTATCGGCACGCTGGGCGAACGTATGCTGATTTTGGTGGATATTGAAAAACTGATGACCAGTGAAGAGATGGCTCTGGTTGACAGCGCAGTGGCCTGA
- a CDS encoding methyl-accepting chemotaxis protein: MLDGLRLANLKVRTSLILVLVFFLAMLVAGAALGILSLRANNGALQSIVVNQRVGSAMYQAIERYKETQTLIGRAAISYVVSNDLQNQDLMAEWSDVAPKTSAISTATRDALDATRKQFELAQEAFFEYQGVATQLEGTNDYYQRVDAAFMSLMQGGVLPLIAYLEQGDIAGFRSYVATTTKFLEEDLYSALSTLQEAQQRSIDTQYKKENDQYNMVIRLVGLAMVLCLFISLAVYVFLNRMVLRPLRQAGAHFDRIASGDLTQRVEVKSTNEIGVLYDAVRRMQGSLQSMVQTVRQGVEEITFGSHEIYVGNTDLSSRTEEQAASLQQTAASMEQLASTVRQNSDNAQQADQVAKNASEVALRGGQAVSTVVQTMEDLSASSGQIAQIVNVIDGIAFQTNILALNAAVEAARAGEQGKGFAVVAGEVRSLAQRSAQAAREIKGLIEQSLAKVKEGTRQVDEAGKVVMEVVSSVQSVTTIMAEISSASNEQSEGIEQVNRAVAQMDVVVQQNAALVEQATAAAGSLQDQATRLSDAVSAFKVSAQDIIDDPFEAPEPERLRSTERLSTGPFSGTLASL; the protein is encoded by the coding sequence ATGCTGGATGGATTACGTTTAGCCAATCTGAAGGTGCGGACCAGTCTGATTCTGGTACTGGTGTTTTTTTTAGCAATGCTGGTGGCAGGCGCGGCCCTGGGGATCTTGTCCCTGCGCGCCAATAACGGTGCGCTGCAAAGCATCGTGGTCAACCAGCGTGTAGGCTCGGCCATGTATCAGGCCATCGAGCGCTACAAAGAGACCCAAACCCTGATAGGACGAGCGGCCATCAGCTACGTGGTCAGCAATGATCTGCAAAACCAGGATTTGATGGCCGAGTGGAGCGATGTCGCTCCCAAAACCTCTGCGATCAGCACGGCAACCCGTGATGCCCTGGATGCCACGCGCAAGCAGTTTGAACTGGCCCAGGAAGCCTTCTTTGAATACCAGGGTGTTGCCACCCAGCTGGAAGGCACCAACGATTACTACCAGCGTGTTGACGCGGCGTTCATGTCCCTGATGCAAGGTGGCGTGCTGCCCTTGATCGCCTATCTGGAGCAAGGTGATATTGCCGGTTTCCGCAGCTATGTGGCGACCACCACCAAGTTCCTGGAAGAAGATCTGTACAGTGCCTTGAGCACTTTGCAGGAAGCCCAGCAGCGCTCTATCGACACGCAATACAAGAAAGAGAACGACCAGTACAACATGGTGATCCGTCTGGTGGGTCTGGCCATGGTGCTCTGTCTGTTTATCTCGCTGGCTGTGTATGTGTTCCTCAATCGCATGGTGCTGCGTCCCTTGCGTCAGGCTGGTGCGCACTTTGATCGCATCGCCAGCGGGGATCTGACCCAGCGCGTGGAAGTGAAGTCCACCAACGAAATTGGTGTGCTGTATGACGCCGTGCGTCGCATGCAGGGCAGCTTGCAGTCCATGGTGCAGACCGTGCGCCAGGGCGTGGAAGAAATTACCTTTGGTTCGCATGAAATCTATGTGGGCAATACGGACTTGAGCAGTCGCACCGAAGAGCAGGCCGCCTCCTTGCAGCAAACCGCTGCCAGCATGGAGCAGTTGGCCAGCACGGTTCGTCAGAACTCGGACAATGCCCAGCAAGCGGATCAGGTTGCCAAGAATGCTTCCGAAGTGGCGTTGCGCGGTGGTCAGGCCGTCTCTACCGTGGTGCAGACCATGGAAGACCTGTCGGCCAGTTCGGGGCAGATTGCTCAGATCGTGAATGTGATTGATGGCATTGCCTTCCAGACCAATATTCTGGCCCTGAACGCGGCGGTGGAAGCGGCCCGAGCAGGGGAGCAGGGCAAGGGTTTTGCTGTGGTGGCCGGTGAAGTACGCAGTCTGGCCCAGCGCAGTGCGCAAGCGGCGCGTGAGATCAAGGGCTTGATCGAGCAGTCGCTGGCCAAAGTGAAAGAAGGAACCCGACAGGTGGATGAGGCAGGCAAGGTGGTCATGGAAGTGGTCAGCTCAGTTCAGAGCGTGACGACCATCATGGCGGAAATCTCCTCGGCCTCCAATGAGCAGTCGGAAGGAATTGAGCAGGTGAACCGGGCGGTTGCACAAATGGATGTGGTTGTGCAGCAGAACGCGGCCCTAGTCGAGCAGGCAACCGCTGCGGCGGGCTCCTTGCAGGATCAGGCAACCCGTTTGTCCGATGCGGTGTCGGCGTTCAAAGTCAGCGCGCAAGACATTATTGATGATCCGTTTGAAGCGCCCGAGCCGGAACGATTACGTTCCACGGAGCGTCTGTCGACGGGGCCTTTTAGCGGGACCTTGGCCAGCCTGTAG
- a CDS encoding CheR family methyltransferase, producing the protein MSTSVEPFVYTLPSIPQASRADCERAARLLKSYAGIILGTHKEDMVARTLGMRSQNAGMREVRQYLDILEQDTHSQEWQDFVNAFTINHTAFFREQHHFDILGKFVSTRGKPLDIWCSAASTGEEAYSIAMTVREHCPSPDVNVSILASDIDSAALDKARQGMYTLERIQPVPDLWLPRYFQRGVGARKGLARVKPVLRNMVEFEEFNLVGPAWPSSSRFDVIFCRNTMIYFDREDQTRILERFAAVTKPGGLLFVGHSENFSYLTKAFRLLGQTVYVRN; encoded by the coding sequence ATGAGCACATCTGTGGAACCTTTTGTTTATACATTGCCCTCGATCCCGCAAGCCTCGAGGGCCGACTGTGAGCGAGCCGCGCGCTTGCTCAAGTCGTATGCGGGCATCATCTTAGGTACCCACAAAGAAGATATGGTGGCCCGCACGCTGGGTATGCGCAGTCAGAACGCGGGCATGCGCGAGGTACGCCAGTACCTGGATATTCTGGAGCAGGACACCCATAGCCAGGAGTGGCAGGACTTCGTCAACGCGTTCACCATCAACCACACCGCATTTTTTCGCGAGCAGCATCACTTCGATATTCTGGGCAAGTTTGTCAGCACACGCGGCAAACCCCTGGATATCTGGTGCAGCGCCGCGTCCACGGGCGAGGAAGCCTATTCCATCGCCATGACGGTGCGCGAACACTGCCCGTCGCCGGATGTGAACGTGTCCATTCTGGCCAGTGATATCGACTCGGCCGCCTTGGACAAGGCCCGTCAGGGCATGTACACCCTGGAGCGCATTCAGCCCGTGCCCGATCTGTGGCTGCCGCGTTACTTTCAGCGTGGTGTGGGCGCTCGCAAGGGACTGGCACGCGTCAAACCCGTGTTGCGCAATATGGTGGAGTTCGAGGAGTTCAATCTGGTGGGGCCGGCCTGGCCGTCCTCCAGCCGCTTTGATGTGATCTTCTGTAGAAACACCATGATTTATTTTGATCGGGAAGATCAGACGCGCATCCTGGAACGATTCGCCGCGGTGACCAAGCCGGGCGGCCTCTTGTTTGTGGGACATTCCGAGAACTTCTCCTACCTGACCAAGGCATTTCGTTTGCTGGGTCAGACGGTGTATGTCCGGAACTAG
- a CDS encoding protein-glutamate methylesterase/protein-glutamine glutaminase, with the protein MKKIRVLCVDDSALVRSLMVEIINSHADMEVVAVAPDPLVARELIKEHNPDVLTLDVEMPRMDGLDFLERLMRLRPMPVVMVSSLTERNSDVTLRALELGAVDFVTKPKLGLRDGLLDYSDLIADKIRAASIARPRRATPAPAGSAPARRLTHNFSTTEKLIMIGASTGGTEAIRQVLEPLPANCPAIMITQHMPAGFTRSFVNRLDGLCSMQVHEAEDGQRVLPGHVYLAPGGVAHMKLARSGANYVVKLVDSEPVNRHRPSVDVLFHSAAELAGRNAVGVILTGMGKDGAQGLLAMKQAGAMTFAQDEATSVVFGMPREALQIGAADIALPLGQISERILASVGAFGHRV; encoded by the coding sequence ATGAAGAAAATTCGAGTTTTGTGTGTAGACGATTCCGCCCTGGTGCGCAGCCTGATGGTGGAAATTATCAACAGTCATGCGGATATGGAAGTGGTGGCGGTCGCCCCCGATCCGCTGGTGGCGCGCGAGCTGATCAAGGAACACAATCCGGATGTGCTGACGCTGGACGTCGAGATGCCGCGCATGGACGGGCTGGACTTTCTGGAGCGCCTGATGCGCTTGCGTCCCATGCCCGTGGTGATGGTGTCCTCGTTGACTGAGCGCAATTCGGACGTGACCTTGCGTGCCCTGGAACTGGGCGCGGTGGACTTTGTGACCAAGCCCAAGCTGGGCCTGCGCGATGGCTTGCTGGATTACTCGGACCTGATTGCCGACAAGATTCGCGCCGCCTCCATTGCTCGCCCACGTCGTGCGACCCCGGCCCCGGCTGGTTCCGCTCCGGCCCGTCGCCTGACGCACAACTTCTCGACCACTGAAAAACTGATCATGATCGGGGCGTCCACGGGGGGCACCGAGGCCATTCGCCAGGTGCTGGAGCCTTTGCCGGCCAACTGCCCGGCCATCATGATTACCCAACATATGCCAGCCGGTTTCACGCGCTCGTTTGTGAACCGTCTGGATGGTCTGTGCTCCATGCAGGTGCACGAGGCTGAAGATGGTCAGCGCGTCCTGCCCGGCCACGTGTATCTGGCTCCCGGTGGTGTGGCGCACATGAAGCTGGCCCGCTCGGGTGCCAACTATGTGGTCAAGCTGGTGGACAGTGAACCCGTCAACCGCCACCGGCCCTCGGTCGATGTGCTGTTTCACTCTGCCGCCGAACTGGCTGGACGCAATGCCGTGGGTGTCATTCTGACCGGCATGGGCAAGGATGGCGCGCAAGGCTTGCTGGCCATGAAACAGGCCGGTGCCATGACTTTTGCTCAGGACGAGGCCACCAGCGTGGTCTTTGGCATGCCGCGTGAAGCCTTGCAAATTGGCGCGGCGGACATCGCCTTGCCTTTGGGGCAGATCAGCGAACGAATTCTGGCCAGTGTGGGGGCCTTTGGGCACCGTGTATAA
- the cheY gene encoding chemotaxis response regulator CheY, with protein sequence MVQKNIKILVVDDFPTMRRIIKNLLKDLGYENVDEAEDGQMGLEKLRNGNFEFVVSDWNMPNLDGLEMLKQIRADANLSSLPVLMVTAEAKKENIIAAAQAGANGYVVKPFTAATLEEKLNKIFEKMGG encoded by the coding sequence ATGGTACAAAAAAATATAAAGATTCTCGTCGTCGATGACTTTCCCACCATGCGCCGGATCATCAAGAACCTGCTCAAGGATCTGGGATACGAGAATGTAGACGAAGCAGAAGATGGTCAGATGGGCCTGGAAAAACTGCGCAACGGCAATTTCGAGTTCGTGGTCTCTGACTGGAACATGCCGAATCTGGATGGGCTGGAGATGCTCAAGCAGATTCGTGCCGATGCCAATCTGTCCTCTTTGCCTGTGCTGATGGTGACTGCCGAAGCCAAGAAAGAGAACATTATTGCCGCCGCCCAGGCGGGCGCCAATGGCTACGTCGTCAAACCCTTTACCGCCGCAACCCTGGAAGAGAAGCTGAACAAGATCTTCGAGAAAATGGGCGGTTAA
- the cheZ gene encoding protein phosphatase CheZ, producing MDPQQTPNHPDPQSVPVDLVYRIANLTRLLRESMRELGLDQAIKDAAHAIPDARDRLHYVARMTEQAANRVLNAAEQVRPLQESLQEDAQALDAEWEQWFEQPLDQDQARELVKRTRGFLRDVPVKAQQTQENLLEIIMAQDFQDLTGQVITRMLGVVGTIETELVQVLVDNVPTEKREETQSLINGPVVSPVASEVVTSQDQVDDLLANLGF from the coding sequence ATGGATCCACAGCAAACACCGAATCATCCCGACCCCCAAAGCGTACCGGTTGATCTGGTCTACCGCATCGCCAACCTGACCCGCCTGCTGCGGGAAAGCATGCGCGAACTGGGTCTGGATCAGGCCATTAAAGATGCCGCGCACGCGATTCCGGATGCCCGCGATCGTCTGCACTATGTGGCTCGCATGACCGAGCAGGCCGCTAACCGGGTGCTGAACGCGGCCGAGCAGGTGCGTCCTTTGCAGGAGTCATTGCAGGAGGACGCCCAAGCACTGGATGCCGAATGGGAACAGTGGTTTGAACAGCCCCTGGACCAGGATCAGGCCCGCGAGCTGGTCAAGCGTACCCGCGGTTTCTTGCGCGATGTGCCCGTCAAGGCTCAGCAGACGCAGGAAAATCTGCTGGAAATCATCATGGCCCAGGACTTTCAGGATCTGACCGGGCAGGTGATCACGCGCATGCTGGGTGTGGTCGGCACCATCGAGACCGAACTGGTCCAGGTGCTGGTCGATAATGTGCCCACCGAAAAACGCGAAGAAACTCAAAGCCTTATCAATGGCCCGGTTGTCTCGCCCGTGGCCTCGGAAGTGGTCACCAGTCAGGACCAGGTGGACGATTTGCTGGCGAATCTGGGCTTTTAA
- the flhB gene encoding flagellar biosynthesis protein FlhB produces the protein MAEDSDLEKTEPASPRRLEKAREEGQVARSRELTTFLMLLAGIGGIWAGASYLYETFGGIVRRSVWFDPRVAHDPSAMVVQAAGLAGEALKGLAPLFLLLVVVAIFASIALGGMSFSGKALQPKFERMNPAKGIKRMFSMQTVIELIKTLAKAGLVGSVAVYVIWTEREQMTALMYVHPTAAIATGMTLIIKCCAFIAASLLVIVLIDAPWQLWSFYKKLRMSRQDVKEEHKESEGDPHVKGRIRQQQRSMARSRMMSQVPGADVVVTNPTHYAVALKYQDGKSGAPRVVAKGTGLIAAKIRGLAAEHKVATLEAPALARALYFNVELEREIPVDLYSAVAEVLAWVYQLRNWNKGQGERPIMPTRLKVPTGMDEGPLRSRKH, from the coding sequence ATGGCAGAAGACAGCGATCTCGAAAAAACAGAACCGGCCTCACCCCGGCGCCTGGAAAAGGCGCGGGAAGAAGGGCAGGTGGCGCGTTCCAGAGAGCTGACGACTTTCCTGATGCTGCTGGCCGGGATTGGCGGGATCTGGGCCGGGGCCAGCTATCTGTACGAGACCTTTGGCGGTATTGTGCGTCGCAGCGTCTGGTTTGATCCGCGCGTGGCGCATGATCCCAGCGCCATGGTGGTACAGGCGGCCGGTCTGGCGGGCGAGGCGCTCAAGGGGCTGGCGCCCCTGTTCCTGCTGTTGGTGGTGGTCGCGATTTTTGCGTCGATTGCACTGGGCGGCATGAGCTTTAGCGGCAAGGCCTTGCAGCCCAAATTCGAGCGCATGAATCCGGCCAAGGGCATCAAGCGCATGTTTTCCATGCAGACCGTGATCGAGCTGATCAAGACCCTGGCCAAAGCCGGTCTGGTGGGCTCGGTAGCGGTGTATGTGATCTGGACCGAGCGCGAGCAGATGACGGCCCTGATGTATGTGCATCCCACGGCGGCCATTGCCACGGGGATGACGCTGATCATCAAGTGTTGTGCCTTTATCGCCGCCAGCTTGCTGGTGATTGTGTTGATTGATGCGCCCTGGCAGTTGTGGAGCTTTTACAAGAAGCTGCGCATGTCGCGCCAGGACGTGAAGGAAGAGCATAAGGAAAGCGAAGGTGACCCGCATGTGAAAGGGCGCATCCGGCAGCAGCAACGGTCCATGGCCCGTTCGCGCATGATGTCCCAGGTGCCGGGGGCCGACGTGGTGGTAACCAACCCTACGCATTATGCGGTGGCCTTGAAGTATCAGGACGGCAAGAGCGGTGCGCCCCGTGTGGTGGCCAAAGGCACGGGTCTGATTGCTGCCAAGATTCGTGGGCTGGCAGCGGAACACAAAGTGGCCACACTGGAGGCGCCTGCGCTGGCGCGGGCCTTGTACTTCAACGTGGAGCTGGAGCGCGAGATTCCTGTGGACTTGTACTCGGCCGTGGCCGAAGTGCTGGCCTGGGTTTATCAGCTTCGTAACTGGAACAAGGGGCAGGGCGAGCGCCCGATCATGCCCACCCGATTGAAAGTGCCGACAGGCATGGATGAAGGTCCACTGCGTTCGCGCAAACACTAA
- the flhA gene encoding flagellar biosynthesis protein FlhA, with protein sequence MNNFFALLKQNGGQHARLLAGPVLILMVMAMMILPLPPFLLDLLFTFNIALAVMILLVAMFTKKPLDFAAFPAVLLFATLLRLALNVASTRVVLMNGHKGPDAAGQVIEAFGHFLVGGNFAVGLIVFVILVIINFVVITKGAGRIAEVGARFTLDALPGKQMAIDADLNAGLIGEDDARRRRTEVSQEAEFYGSMDGASKFVRGDAVAGLLIMVINVIGGLIIGVLQHDLSFSEAGRVYTLLTIGDGLVAQIPALIISTAAGVVVSRVATDEDVGQQMVSQLFRNPMVLYITAGILGLMGLIPGMPNLVFLLLAAILGAGAWMMQKHQLEQQQQTSEPDDQVLAAADSAASEASWNDVSMVDPLGLEVGYRLISLVDHAQNGELLHRIRSLRKKFAQEVGFLPPVVHIRDNLELKPNDYRILLAGVEIGRGTATPGQWLAIDPGGVTMKLPGTPTTDPAFGLPAVWVDVSMREQAQIAGYTVVDASTVIATHINHLLHRHGADLLGRQEVQQLLDHVGREAPKLVEDFVPQTLSLSLLLKVLRGLLAEDVPIRDMRSIVETLAEHAPRILAPGAVQPGQEAGELLAVLRVALGRAIVQQWFPGEGELRVIGLDARLERVMTQALTSSGALEPGLAESVLTDAMRAAQFQEEHGDPPVLVVPPILRATLSRFLRHHIPQLGVLSNAEIPEERILRVTTIIGQSE encoded by the coding sequence ATGAACAATTTTTTTGCCTTACTGAAACAAAACGGTGGTCAACACGCCCGGCTTTTAGCGGGTCCGGTGCTGATCCTCATGGTGATGGCCATGATGATCCTGCCCTTGCCACCGTTTCTGCTGGACCTGCTGTTCACCTTCAACATCGCCCTGGCCGTCATGATCCTGCTGGTGGCCATGTTCACCAAAAAGCCGCTGGATTTTGCGGCTTTCCCGGCGGTGCTGCTGTTTGCCACCTTGTTGCGTCTGGCTCTGAACGTGGCCTCTACCCGAGTGGTACTGATGAACGGCCACAAAGGCCCGGATGCTGCCGGTCAGGTGATTGAGGCTTTTGGCCACTTCCTGGTGGGCGGTAACTTTGCCGTGGGTCTGATCGTGTTCGTGATTCTGGTCATCATCAACTTTGTGGTGATTACCAAGGGCGCGGGCCGTATTGCGGAAGTGGGTGCACGCTTTACTCTGGATGCCTTGCCGGGCAAGCAGATGGCTATTGATGCCGACTTGAACGCCGGTCTGATTGGTGAGGACGATGCGCGTCGTCGTCGTACCGAAGTGTCGCAAGAAGCCGAGTTCTACGGCTCCATGGACGGTGCCAGCAAGTTCGTGCGCGGGGACGCGGTGGCGGGCCTGCTCATCATGGTCATCAACGTGATTGGTGGTCTGATTATTGGTGTCTTGCAGCACGACCTGTCCTTCTCGGAAGCGGGCCGTGTCTACACCCTGCTGACGATTGGTGACGGTCTGGTGGCCCAGATTCCAGCCCTGATCATTTCTACTGCCGCCGGTGTGGTGGTGTCGCGCGTGGCCACGGACGAAGACGTGGGCCAGCAAATGGTCAGCCAGCTTTTCCGCAATCCCATGGTGCTGTATATCACTGCCGGGATTCTGGGTTTGATGGGTTTGATTCCCGGCATGCCCAATCTGGTGTTTCTGTTGCTGGCTGCGATCTTGGGTGCCGGTGCCTGGATGATGCAAAAGCATCAGCTCGAACAGCAGCAGCAAACCAGTGAACCCGACGATCAAGTCCTGGCTGCGGCGGATTCTGCCGCCAGTGAAGCCAGCTGGAATGACGTGTCCATGGTGGACCCCTTGGGTCTGGAAGTGGGCTATCGCCTGATCTCCTTGGTAGACCATGCACAAAATGGCGAGCTGCTGCATCGTATCCGCAGCTTGCGTAAGAAGTTTGCGCAGGAAGTGGGCTTTCTGCCGCCGGTGGTCCACATTCGGGACAATCTGGAACTGAAACCCAACGACTATCGCATCCTGCTGGCCGGGGTGGAAATTGGTCGTGGCACCGCCACGCCGGGGCAGTGGCTGGCCATTGATCCTGGTGGCGTCACCATGAAATTGCCCGGCACGCCCACCACCGACCCGGCCTTCGGTTTGCCTGCCGTGTGGGTGGATGTCAGCATGCGTGAGCAGGCACAGATTGCGGGCTATACCGTGGTAGATGCCAGCACGGTGATTGCTACGCATATCAACCACTTGCTGCATCGTCACGGGGCCGATTTGCTGGGCCGTCAGGAAGTGCAGCAGTTGCTGGATCACGTGGGTCGCGAAGCGCCCAAGCTGGTCGAAGATTTCGTACCGCAAACCCTGTCCCTCAGCCTCTTGCTCAAGGTCTTGCGTGGTCTGCTGGCTGAAGATGTACCGATTCGCGATATGCGCAGCATTGTGGAAACGCTGGCTGAACATGCACCGCGCATTCTGGCTCCCGGCGCGGTTCAGCCTGGCCAGGAGGCAGGCGAACTGCTCGCGGTTTTACGCGTGGCCTTGGGCCGAGCCATTGTGCAGCAGTGGTTCCCCGGCGAGGGCGAGTTGCGTGTGATTGGTCTGGATGCTCGCTTGGAGCGGGTCATGACCCAAGCCTTGACCAGCAGCGGTGCGCTGGAGCCGGGTCTGGCCGAATCGGTGCTGACCGATGCCATGCGCGCGGCCCAGTTCCAGGAAGAACATGGGGACCCGCCCGTGCTGGTTGTGCCGCCTATTTTGCGGGCCACCTTGTCGCGCTTCTTGCGTCACCACATTCCACAACTGGGTGTCTTGTCCAACGCTGAAATTCCTGAAGAACGCATCCTTCGGGTCACCACCATTATTGGTCAGTCTGAATGA
- the flhF gene encoding flagellar biosynthesis protein FlhF, whose translation MNISRFFGSTSREAMRQVRIALGPDALIVSNRRVNGGVEILATDSSSVPGGATERVPMPSSTPHQAAGIRQQEMAAPPAADNVMGAIGALRGALEGRMDDLVWSHQMRRSPVAVNLFQSLLSQGFSTALLRAMLKRLPEELGARAALQWVRTELETHLPVLRSEDSLWQPGLALALVGPTGVGKTTTLAKLAARAVRRFGPDKVVLLTTDTYRIGAHEQLKIYGDLMRVAVHIVQDVAQLRSVMLGVRPDQVILIDNMGISQRDRYVREQAALLAGAGRRVQRLLVLNAASQGDTLDEVARSYTQDGGTPLSGCIISKVDEAIKLGGPLDTAIRFKLPIHYVSNGQKVPEDLRFMSPAELVDSALQVRENQRPLYAPSSGDLAALLESGGQSAQEQQAEEERRARVLPRLLSAASAGGPIALEQARRAAADLDERLACAEAYDFWRDLHAQNAPVQDGAAAQRAESLMRAACQEVSEGNVSRLLVIHADHQPAGSQEQCSFSFLFSPKGQALSVPYYQRQTPSQWSDVRGVRSMERPGPTQALNQAMQVLNAQAQPVNLLHIFEGGSPTMWRQWADMEADWLALIPGATSLWHKDGKTTPNALGKQLAFHAIPDLAARLHLETLGRAKQGEIALWYAVEPVQLRQRNAEPVHLDLIILRTVRRHDGKVLKTRFALMHQRAGSEAIAPASLACYMMLRSEVQEMTRLLSTVRGILPASNSEFEEELNLLAAAQLTLASWDLLQAPDNLGVRQLSARLLGKPSLKSGQSVDALVKMLVLKEAMS comes from the coding sequence ATGAATATAAGTCGCTTTTTTGGTAGTACCAGCCGGGAAGCCATGCGTCAGGTGCGCATCGCTTTGGGCCCCGATGCCTTGATTGTGTCCAACCGTCGTGTGAATGGCGGGGTGGAGATTCTGGCTACCGATTCCAGCTCGGTTCCCGGTGGTGCCACTGAACGTGTACCCATGCCCAGCAGCACACCGCATCAGGCCGCCGGAATACGTCAGCAGGAAATGGCAGCGCCACCGGCTGCCGACAATGTGATGGGTGCAATTGGAGCCTTGCGTGGTGCCTTGGAAGGGCGCATGGACGATCTGGTCTGGAGTCACCAGATGCGTCGCTCGCCAGTAGCGGTAAATCTGTTTCAGAGCCTTTTGTCGCAAGGCTTCAGTACCGCTTTGCTGCGTGCCATGCTCAAGCGCTTGCCCGAAGAGCTGGGCGCGCGTGCCGCCTTGCAATGGGTGCGCACAGAGCTGGAAACCCATTTGCCAGTACTGCGCTCCGAGGATTCCTTGTGGCAGCCCGGCTTGGCCCTGGCTCTGGTGGGCCCCACGGGTGTAGGCAAGACCACTACACTGGCCAAATTGGCTGCGCGTGCCGTGCGTCGCTTCGGTCCCGATAAAGTGGTTTTGCTGACTACCGATACCTACCGGATCGGCGCCCACGAGCAACTGAAAATTTATGGCGACCTGATGCGGGTAGCCGTGCATATTGTGCAGGACGTGGCGCAACTGCGTAGCGTGATGCTGGGCGTGCGGCCTGATCAGGTAATCCTGATCGACAATATGGGCATCAGCCAGCGCGACCGCTATGTGCGAGAACAGGCTGCCTTGCTGGCCGGTGCCGGACGCCGGGTGCAACGCTTGCTGGTGCTGAATGCTGCCAGCCAGGGCGATACCCTGGACGAAGTGGCCCGTAGCTATACGCAGGACGGTGGTACACCGCTAAGCGGCTGCATCATCTCCAAAGTGGATGAAGCCATCAAGCTGGGCGGCCCGCTGGATACAGCCATCCGTTTCAAGCTGCCTATTCATTACGTGTCCAACGGCCAGAAAGTGCCCGAGGATTTGCGCTTCATGAGTCCCGCCGAACTGGTCGACTCTGCCTTGCAGGTGCGTGAGAACCAGCGCCCCTTGTACGCCCCCAGTTCTGGCGATCTGGCTGCCTTGCTGGAAAGCGGTGGTCAGTCTGCCCAGGAACAACAGGCCGAAGAAGAACGCCGTGCACGCGTTTTGCCGCGCCTTTTGTCGGCTGCATCTGCTGGTGGCCCTATCGCTTTGGAACAGGCCCGTCGTGCAGCCGCGGATCTGGACGAACGTCTGGCCTGCGCGGAAGCCTACGACTTCTGGCGCGATCTGCATGCACAAAATGCTCCCGTTCAGGACGGAGCAGCGGCACAACGTGCCGAAAGCTTGATGCGCGCCGCGTGTCAGGAAGTCAGCGAAGGCAATGTGTCCCGTCTGCTGGTGATCCACGCCGATCATCAGCCTGCCGGAAGCCAGGAGCAATGCTCGTTCAGCTTTCTGTTCAGTCCCAAAGGACAGGCGTTAAGCGTCCCGTACTATCAGCGCCAGACGCCATCGCAATGGTCGGATGTGCGTGGTGTGCGCAGCATGGAGCGACCTGGCCCGACACAGGCACTGAATCAGGCCATGCAGGTCTTGAACGCTCAGGCTCAGCCTGTGAACCTGCTGCATATTTTTGAAGGCGGCTCGCCCACTATGTGGCGGCAATGGGCTGATATGGAAGCTGACTGGCTGGCCCTGATTCCGGGTGCGACTTCCTTGTGGCACAAGGACGGCAAGACCACGCCCAACGCCCTTGGCAAGCAACTGGCCTTCCACGCGATCCCCGATCTGGCAGCACGCCTGCATCTGGAAACGCTGGGCCGTGCCAAGCAGGGTGAGATCGCCCTGTGGTACGCCGTCGAGCCCGTGCAGTTGCGACAACGCAATGCCGAACCTGTGCATCTGGATCTGATCATCCTGCGCACTGTCCGTCGTCACGACGGTAAAGTGCTGAAAACCCGCTTTGCCTTGATGCACCAACGCGCAGGCTCCGAGGCCATCGCCCCGGCCAGCCTGGCCTGCTACATGATGCTGCGTAGCGAAGTGCAGGAAATGACGCGCTTGCTCAGCACCGTGCGCGGCATTCTGCCCGCCAGCAATTCCGAGTTTGAAGAAGAGCTCAACCTGCTGGCCGCCGCCCAATTGACGCTGGCCTCCTGGGACTTGTTGCAAGCGCCGGATAATCTGGGTGTACGCCAACTCAGCGCACGCTTGCTGGGCAAACCAAGCCTGAAGTCTGGCCAGTCGGTCGATGCGCTGGTGAAGATGCTGGTGCTGAAAGAAGCGATGAGCTAA